The following proteins come from a genomic window of Meles meles chromosome 1, mMelMel3.1 paternal haplotype, whole genome shotgun sequence:
- the PDIK1L gene encoding serine/threonine-protein kinase PDIK1L — MVSSQPKYDLIREVGRGSYGVVYEAVIRKTSARVAVKKIRCHAPENVELALREFWALSSIKSQHPNVIHLEECILQKDGMVQKMSHGSNSSLYLQLVETSLKGEIAFDPRSAYYLWFVMDFCDGGDMNEYLLSRKPNRKTNTSFMLQLSSALAFLHKNQIIHRDLKPDNILISQSRLDTSDLEPTLKVADFGLSKVCSASGQNPEEPVSVNKCFLSTACGTDFYMAPEVWEGHYTAKADIFALGIIIWAMLERITFIDTETKKELLGSYVKQGTEIVPVGEALLENPKMELLIPVKKKSMNGRMKQLIKEMLAANPQDRPDAFELELRLVQIAFKDSSWET; from the exons ATGGTGAGTAGCCAGCCAAAGTACGATCTAATACGGGAGGTAGGCCGAGGCAGTTACGGTGTTGTGTATGAAGCAGTCATCAGAAAGACCTCTGCACGGGTGGCGGTGAAGAAAATTCGATGCCATGCACCTGAAAATGTTGAACTAGCCCTGCGTGAGTTCTGGGCACTAAGCAGTATCAAGAGCCAACATCCAAATGTGATTCACTTGGAGGAATGCATCCTACAAAAAGATGGGATGGTGCAAAAAATGTCCCACGGCTCTAATTCTTCCCTTTATTTACAG CTTGTAGAGACTTCATTAAAAGGAGAAATTGCCTTTGATCCCAGAAGCGCCTATTACTTGTGGTTTGTGATGGATTTTTGTGATGGCGGAGATATGAATGAGTATCTATTGTCCAGGAAACCCAATCGTAAAACTAACACCAGCTTTATGCTTCAGCTGAGCAGTGCTCTGGCTTTCTTGCATAAAAACCAGATCATCCACCGAGATCTTAAGCCTGATAACATCCTGATTTCACAAAGCAGGTTGGATACCAGTGACTTGGAACCCACACTGAAAGTGGCTGATTTTGGTCTCAGTAAAGTTTGTTCAGCCTCTGGGCAGAATCCAGAAGAACCTGTCAGTGTAAACAAGTGTTTCCTTTCCACAGCCTGTGGAACAGATTTCTACATGGCTCCTGAAGTGTGGGAGGGACATTACACAGCAAAAGCTGACATCTTTGCTCTGGGGATTATCATCTGGGCAATGCTGGAAAGGATCACATTCATAGAcacagagacaaagaaggaaCTCTTGGGGAGTTATGTAAAACAAGGAACTGAGATTGTGCCTGTTGGAGAGGCGCTTCTGGAAAATCCCAAAATGGAACTTCTCATTCCTGTGAAGAAAAAGTCTATGAATGGGCGGATGAAACAACTGATTAAAGAAATGCTGGCTGCAAACCCTCAGGATCGTCCAGATGCTTTTGAACTAGAACTCAGATTAGTACAAATTGCATTTAAAGATAGCAGCTGGGAAACGTGA